TTTTCTAACAGGAGTTGGAACCAACGATTGAGCATACCAGCGCGCGTTTTTGCTGGCAGTGCCGACCATTCTTTCTGCGCGACATGGGCACGTTCAATGCTATTTAAAATGTCGTTCTCGGTTGAGACTGGTGCGTACCCAAGAAGCTCTCCGGTCGCCGGATTAGTCACTGCAATGCCCTGTTGTGGGTTCGCTACCATAAACGAAACAAGGCTTTGGTTTTGTATTTGTTGCATGGTCATTCCTTTTGACAACTCATCATCGCCGCTGAGTCAGCTGCGAGCTTATGTTTAAGCGGGGATCTGCTGCGTAATGCAATGAATGTTCCCTCCGCCCAGTAGAACCTCTCTCGACGGTATCGCGATGATTTGGTATTCCGGCATCGCGTTTTGCAAAATATCGATTGCAATGGCGTCGGTGTCTTCATCCAACATCGGTAAGAACACATGGCCGTTGACGATAAGAAAGTTCGCATAAGAGGCACTTAGGCGTTCGCCAGCTTGTCGGCTCATTCCTGAACTGGCGTCAATGCCATTGGCTTCGCGCTCGCTGTAATGCAACGGACCCGGTAATGGCAAACGGACAATTTCAATCTCGCGCCCTTTCGCATCGTGCTGAGATTTCAGTACTTGTTCCGCTTGACGAGACAACGCGTATTGCGGATCGCTTGGGTCATCGGTCCAACTCAGTACCACCTTACCCGGTGCGATAACGTGCATCAGGTTGTCAACATGGCCGTCTGTTTCGTCATTGAATAAACCATTTGGCAACCAAATGATTTTTTCGATACCGAGATATACCTTTAACTGCTCTTCGATTGCGCTTGC
This Microscilla marina ATCC 23134 DNA region includes the following protein-coding sequences:
- a CDS encoding agmatine deiminase family protein; protein product: ASAIEEQLKVYLGIEKIIWLPNGLFNDETDGHVDNLMHVIAPGKVVLSWTDDPSDPQYALSRQAEQVLKSQHDAKGREIEIVRLPLPGPLHYSEREANGIDASSGMSRQAGERLSASYANFLIVNGHVFLPMLDEDTDAIAIDILQNAMPEYQIIAIPSREVLLGGGNIHCITQQIPA